The proteins below come from a single Rosa rugosa chromosome 2, drRosRugo1.1, whole genome shotgun sequence genomic window:
- the LOC133731295 gene encoding GDSL esterase/lipase At5g45670-like: MTKDTLKWLMVIAVLVVSISQSCVHGAPQVPCFFIFGDSLADNGNNNLLTTLAKVNYAPYGIDYPGGVRTGRFSNGKTTVDILGRIPSQSISKLHSCVIVSLSVKHAIYHYHAKYEANKLKHAYIYLAAEFLGFETPIPPFATTKGQDIVKGLNYASGAAGIRAETGSNLVIIPTRLSFFFFEND, encoded by the exons ATGACAAAAGATACACTGAAATGGTTAATGGTGATTGCTGTTTTGGTGGTTTCAATATCACAATCTTGTGTTCATGGAGCGCCACAAGTACCTTGCTTCTTCATTTTCGGTGATTCATTGGCTGATAACGGCAATAACAACCTCCTCACGACTTTGGCCAAAGTGAACTACGCGCCGTACGGAATTGATTATCCTGGTGGAGTACGAACAGGAAGATTTTCCAATGGCAAAACTACTGTTGATATACTGGGTCGTATTCCATCTCAATCTATTTCTAAATTGCATTCGTGTGTAATTGTTTCTTTGTCAGTTAAACATGCC ATATACCATTATCATGCCAAATATGAGGCTAATAAATTAAAACATGCTTACATATATCTTGCAgctgaatttctgggttttgagacTCCCATCCCACCATTTGCAACTACCAAAGGACAAGACATTGTTAAAGGTCTCAATTATGCATCTGGCGCCGCAGGGATTCGAGCAGAAACTGGCTCCAATTTGGTAATTATTCCCACAagacttagtttttttttttttgagaatgactAA